A genomic window from Plasmodium coatneyi strain Hackeri chromosome 13, complete sequence includes:
- a CDS encoding DnaJ domain-containing protein, with amino-acid sequence MDADGSFIPKELVGKDIYQILGLTFQDAGKDNIKNIIRKRYLKCALVLHPDKVEGGSKGSGPVGSGPAGSGTQTNGSSTSNMDRFNTLKCAYEFLMNEQLRNKYNLYVTQQKMKIKKNAATSSNISLNRFFDKKKLDAQQKEKWAFKRKLEAREREVAKDRGKKKWKGSAAKWQHSGKAGDPTAGSYRNGKNNRKKKNWHQNGQQNAQQNAARRERNNLEKIKAQNEDFVRTHSAHHPGQNKRQRDVPEGEDGDDRDRVIEIYLHNYPRNVDLLQRYIDQKEFLTFFLDFNFQKYSLNRNEEQTQSERRVGLFSFSHRSEAIRAYLHFKKNGKHIDRNFKLRLAVPCKEGGEIRSEGQSPQKGGENDTGAKDNVDRMMNEMVDELDKMFSL; translated from the coding sequence ATGGATGCAGACGGGTCATTCATCCCCAAGGAGCTGGTCGGGAAGGACATCTACCAAATCTTGGGTCTCACCTTCCAAGACGCAGGGAAggacaacataaaaaatataataaggaAGAGGTACCTGAAATGTGCGCTGGTTCTGCACCCCGACAAGGTGGAGGGCGGCTCCAAGGGGAGTGGCCCCGTTGGAAGTGGCCCCGCTGGAAGTGGAACACAGACGAACGGTTCAAGCACGTCCAACATGGACAGATTCAACACGCTCAAGTGCGCCTACGAATTTTTAATGAACGAACAACTGAGGAATAAATACAACCTGTACGTCACACAGCAGaagatgaaaataaaaaaaaatgccgcaACTAGCAGTAACATCAGTCTGAATCGCTTTTTCGACAAGAAAAAACTTGACGCacagcagaaggaaaagtgggCATTCAAAAGGAAACTGGAGGCACGAGAGAGGGAGGTGGCAAAGGacagaggaaagaaaaaatggaaaggcaGTGCAGCAAAATGGCAACACAGTGGAAAGGCAGGTGATCCCACGGCGGGCAGTTACCGCAACGGGAAGAAcaatcggaaaaaaaaaaattggcatcAAAATGGACAGCAAAATGCGCAACAAAATGCGGCACGCAGAGAACGGAacaatttagaaaaaatcaAAGCGCAGAATGAGGATTTTGTAAGAACCCACTCCGCACACCACCCCGGTCAGAATAAACGCCAAAGGGACGTCCCTGAAGGGGAAGACGGAGACGACAGGGACAGAGTTATAGAAATTTACCTGCACAACTATCCACGCAACGTCGACCTGCTGCAAAGGTACATTGATCAGAAAGAATTCTTAACCTTCTTCCTCGACTTTAACTTCCAAAAGTATTCCCTGAACAGAAATGAGGAACAGACGCAGAGTGAAAGGAGGGTTGGTCTGTTCTCCTTCAGTCATCGCAGTGAGGCCATTCGTGCGTACTtgcactttaaaaaaaatggcaaacacATTGATCGAAATTTTAAACTGAGGCTGGCCGTGCCGTGCAAGGAGGGAGGAGAAATCCGCTCAGAGGGTCAAAGTccccaaaaggggggagagaaCGACACAGGCGCCAAGGACAACGTCGACAGGATGATGAACGAAATGGTAGACGAACTCGACAAGATGTTTTCCCTCTGA